Proteins found in one Takifugu rubripes chromosome 17, fTakRub1.2, whole genome shotgun sequence genomic segment:
- the hapstr1b gene encoding HUWE1-associated protein modifying stress responses has product MEERKEESEAEIQEHGPEHWFSKWERQCLAEAEQSDPKEEETEQSQQKLWHLFQNSATAVAQLYKDRVCQQQGISLWVPFQNAATAVTNLYKESTEARQRSYDLGIHLGNQRRNKDMIAWVKKRRRTIRREDLISFLCGKVPPPRAPRAPPRVASRSAPQETGSSVETDLQPFREAIALQGLSGAMASISVRSGPPGSPTHPAQPHGRRRNGLHDVDLNTFIAEEMARHMDSTATRKRGPTPCSDVITDSPTHKRNRML; this is encoded by the exons ATGGAAGAGCGGAAGGAGGAGAGTGAAGCGGAGATTCAAGAACACGGTCCCGAACACTGGTTCTCCAAGTGGGAACGGCAGTGCTTGGCAGAGGCCGAACAAAGTGATCCAAAAGAAGAGGAGACGGAGCAGAGCCAACAGAAACTGTGGCATCTCTTTCAGAACTCTGCTACCGCTGTAGCACAGCTCTACAAAG ATCGTGTATGTCAACAGCAAGGCATCTCTCTGTGGGTGCCCTTTCAGAACGCAGCAACAGCTGTCACTAACTTGTATAAAG AGAGCACAGAGGCTCGCCAGCGGAGCTATGACTTAGGCATCCATTTAGGCAACCAGCGCAGGAACAAGGATATGATTGCATGGGTTAAGAAACGCAGAAGAACTATCAGACGCGAAGATCTCATCAGTTTCCTGTGTGGCAAAGTTCCGCCGCCACGGGCACCTCGTGCTCCACCCAGAGTTGCTAGCCGATCCGCTCCCCAAGAGACAGGCAGCTCTGTAGAGACGGACCTGCAGCCCTTCAGAGAAGCCATAGCTTTGCAAG gtCTTAGTGGTGCCATGGCGAGTATTTCTGTGCGTTCTGGTCCTCCGGGTTCCCCAACACACCCGGCTCAGCCCCACGGTCGCCGTAGGAACGGGCTTCATGACGTGGACCTCAACACCTTCATCGCTGAGGAAATGGCCCGCCACATGGATTCCACGGCCACTCGTAAACGTGGCCCCACCCCCTGTAGCGATGTTATTACAGACTCGCCTACTCATAAAAGGAACAGGATGCTATGA
- the abcg2b gene encoding broad substrate specificity ATP-binding cassette transporter ABCG2b: protein MDSNELTKDLEMNVNNKGPSVTFSNLHYCVQERKLCRKHGPEKYILKDVSGIMRPGMNAIMGPTGSGKTSLLDVIAGRKNPVGLKQGLVLVDGRVVTSELRLSSAYVVQDDILMGTLSVRENLLFSANLRLNPKYHSTEDKNSRVNEIIRDLGLTDCADTKIGTEFLRGVSGGERKRCSIGMELITSPSLLFLDEPTTGLDSNTANCIIQLLHKLSRTGKTVIFSIHQPRYSIFKRCDHLTLMHKGEVVYAGAAAYTLDYFTNMGYHIESFDNPADFFMDITNGETKSTYITADNSSLANTYRQSHLCQNVLQELEHVSQSSADKIKGPDEVADYPTTFLRQLRVVCGRTVKNILRNPQTSYAQLALNIFFAVLVGLIYYQIPLTLVEGIQNRSGAFFFLIINMVFGNLSAVELFINERAIFVHENSSGYYRTSVYFLSKIFADLLPNRIIPIFLFSAIAYFMMGLKPTFEAFMCFALTMSLVSLAGVSLAFLVSASVSSFAMANVLIALPFVFMMVFGGYLVNLNSMLSWLSWVKWISIFRYGLNAVFINELSGQVFQSDTTTVPGEQLLEIQGIDYSVWGFWQNPVALLGIMLVCMALSYVQLRQINRWK from the exons atggattcaaacgaaCTGACTAAAGATTTAGAAATGAATGTCAATAACAAGGGGCCCTCCGTCACATTCAGCAATTTGCACTACTGTGTTCAGGAGCGTAAACTCTGCCGAAAGCATGGTCCGGAAAAATACATCCTTAAAGACGTGAG TGGCATCATGAGACCGGGGATGAATGCCATCATgggtccaacaggaagtggcaaaACTTC GCTCCTGGATGTGATTGCAGGCAGGAAAAACCCCGTTGGATTGAAGCAAGGACTAGTTTTGGTGGATGGCAGAGTGGTTACATCGGAGCTCAGGCTCAGCTCCGCCTACGTCGTCCAG GATGACATCCTGATGGGAACCCTGTCTGTCAGAGAAAACCTTCTCTTCAGCGCCAACCTGCGTCTTAATCCTAAGTATCACTCCACtgaggataaaaacagcagagtaaATGAAATTATACGAGACCtgggactgacagactgtgcaGATACAAAG ATAGGAACCGAGTTCCTGCGTGGTGTTTCAGGAGGGGAAAGGAAGCGCTGCAGCATCGGGATGGAGCTGATTACATCTCCGTCTCTGCTCTTTCTGGATGAACCCACCACTGGACTGGATTCCAACACTGCCAACTGCATCATCCAGCTACTGCACAA GTTGTCCAGGACAGGTAAAACTGTAATCTTCTCCATCCACCAACCGCGCTACTCGATCTTCAAGCGGTGTGACCACCTGACTCTGATGCACAAGGGGGAAGTGGTGTACGCGGGCGCAGCAGCCTATACACTGGATTACTTTACAAATATGG GCTACCACATTGAATCCTTTGACAACCCAGCTGATTTTTTCATGGACATCACAAATGGAGAAACCAAATCAACATACATTACTG CAGATAACAGCTCCTTAGCAAATACATATCGCCAGTCCCACCTGTGTCAGAATGTCCTTCAGGAGTTGGAACATGTGAGCCAGAGCTCCGCTGACAAGATCAAAGGTCCTGACGAGGTGGCTGATTATCCCACCACCTTTT tgcggCAGTTGCGTGTGGTGTGTGGCAGGACAGTAAAGAACATTCTGAGGAACCCTCAAACCTCTTACGCCCAGCTGGCTCTCAACATCTTCTTTGCTGTCCTGGTGGGACTCATTTATTACCAGATCCCCTTAACACTGGTGGAGGGTATTCAGAACAG GAGTGGAGCCTTCTTCTTCCTTATCATCAATATGGTGTTTGGGAACCTCTCTGCTGTGGAGCTTTTTATCAACGAGAGGGCAATCTTTGT CCATGAGAACTCCAGCGGTTATTACCGCACAtctgtctacttcctgtccaAGATTTTTGctgacctcctccccaaccgcATCATCCCCATCTTCTTGTTTTCGGCCATCGCGTATTTCATGATGG GGTTGAAGCCGACCTTTGAGGCATTCATGTGCTTCGCCCTCACCATGTCTCTGGTCAGCCTGGCGGGCGTGAGCCTGGCCTTCCTGGTGTCGGCGAGCGTGTCTTCGTTTGCCATGGCCAACGTGCTCATCGCTCTACCTTTTGTCTTCATGATG GTGTTTGGCGGTTACCTTGTCAATCTCAATTCCATGCTGAGCTGGCTCTCCTGGGTGAAATGGATCAGCATCTTCAGATATGGACTCAAT GCTGTTTTTATCAACGAGCTCTCTGGTCAGGTCTTCCAAAGCGACACCACCAC AGTCCCAGGGGAGCAACTCCTGGAAATACAGGGCATCGACTACTCTGTGTGGGGCTTCTGGCAGAACCCGGTGGCTCTGCTGGGAATCATGTTGGTCTGCATGGCCTTGTCCTACGTCCAGCTGCGACAAATCAACCGCTGGAAATGA
- the LOC105417678 gene encoding proline-rich protein 18-like, which produces MPFIPPVSIARSVSGLSGKERHISNSPTAPPAKTSVQRDDKGSTVKERLTSNLKQLSRKSQPRTFLPATKEAPRAEVRAKRRDTLSEGFPASSSGKSLSKPARLKKGSTQEKTRDGREEQVRFTLTLTPEAVLLLQRRNSERRQRSASRNTGNGGGVSVGALDTRRRRDNTSKRLHTATQRQPLTPNTGTNTDAGLGDITSFMKISLLNEQHKYDDVEYEEEQDGGVDERVVLKCTEWLRGLENTPVTVGNGLHAV; this is translated from the coding sequence ATGCCGTTCATCCCGCCGGTGTCGATTGCCCGCTCCGTGTCTGGACTCTCCGGGAAGGAGAGACATATCAGCAACAGTCCTACAGCTCCACCAGCCAAGACAAGTGTCCAAAGAGATGACAAAGGCAGCACAGTCAAAGAGCGTCTGACGTCCAACCTCAAGCAGCTGAGTAGGAAAAGCCAACCCAGGACATTTCTCCCAGCCACCAAAGAGGCGCCACGAGCAGAAGTCCGCGCAAAGAGAAGAGACACACTGTCGGAAGGTTTCCCTGCGTCCAGCTCGGGGAAGTCCCTCTCAAAGCCTGCTCGGCTCAAAAAGGGCTCAACACAGGAGAAGACCAGGGATGGACGCGAGGAGCAGGTCCGGTTCACTCTAACGCTCACACCTGaggctgtcctgctgctgcagcgcagGAACAGCGAGAGGCGCCAGCGGTCGGCTTCCAGGAACACAGGAAACGGAGGAGGCGTCTCTGTAGGCGCTTTAGACACCAGACGGAGGAGGGACAACACCTCCAAACGGCTCCACACAGCAACGCAGAGACAACCGCTCACTCCAAACACTGGAACCAATACTGACGCTGGACTGGGAGACATCACCTCCTTCATGAAAATCTCCCTCCTGAACGAGCAGCACAAGTACGATGATGTGGAGtacgaggaggagcaggacggtGGCGTGGATGAACGCGTGGTGCTCAAATGCACGGAGTGGCTGCGGGGGCTTGAAAACACACCAGTGACTGTGGGAAACGGTCTGCATGCAGTGTGA
- the arpc1a gene encoding actin-related protein 2/3 complex subunit 1A has product MSLHQFLLEPITCHAWNRDRTQIAISPNNHEVHIYKKSGNQWLKTHELKEHNGHITGIDWAPKSDRIVTCGADRNAYVWSQKEGVWKPTLVILRINRAATFVKWSPLENKFAVGSGARLISVCYFESENDWWVSKHIKKPVRSTILSLDWHPNNILLAAGSCDFKCRVFSAYIKEVEEKPGPTPWGSKMPFGAVLAEFGGAGGGGWVHSVSFSASGNRLAWVSHDSTVTVVDSSKTASPSQLKTEFLPLLSVIFVSENSVVAAGHDCCPMLFRCDDGGTLTFVSKLDLPKQSIQRNISAMERFRNMDKRATTEDRNTALDTLHQNSITQVSIYEGDKRDCRKFCTTGIDGAMTIWDFKSLEASIQGLRIM; this is encoded by the exons ATGTCCCTTCATCAGTTTCTGCTGGAACCCATCACCTGCCACGCGTGGAATCGCGATCGGACAC aaaTTGCCATCAGTCCCAATAACCACGAAGTTCATATCTACAAGAAGAGTGGCAACCAGTGGCTAAAGACCCATGAGCTGAAAGAGCACAATGGACACATAACAG GTATTGACTGGGCTCCTAAAAGTGACCGTATAGTGACATGCGGAGCCGACCGTAATGCCTACGTATGGTCGCAGAAGGAGGGGGTGTGGAAGCCCACACTGGTCATCCTCAGGATCAACCGAGCTGCCACCTTTGTCAAGTGGTCTCCGCTGGAGAACAAGTTCGCGGTTGGCAGCGGCGCTCGCCTCATTTCTGTCTGCTACTTTGAGTCGGAGAACGACTG GTGGGTGAGCAAGCACATCAAGAAGCCTGTCCGCTCCACCATCCTCAGTCTGGACTGGCACCCTAATAATATTCTGCTGGCCGCTGGATCCTGTGACTTCAAATGCAG GGTGTTCTCAGCCTACATTaaggaggtggaagagaaaCCAGGTCCCACACCCTGGGGCAGCAAGATGCCATTTGGGGCTGTTCTTGCAGAATTTGGAGGAGCGG GTGGAGGGGGCTGGGTCCATTCAGTCTCTTTCTCAGCCTCTGGTAATCGCCTGGCCTGGGTCAGTCACGACAGCACTGTTACTGTGGTGGACAGCTCTAAGACTGCCAG TCCCTCACAGCTGAAGACGGAGTTTCTCCCACTCCTCAGTGTCATTTTCGTTTCAGAGAACAGCGTAGTAGCCGCA GGCCACGACTGTTGCCCCATGCTTTTCCGTTGTGATGACGGCGGAACGCTGACCTTCGTGTCAAAACTCGACCTCCCCAAGCAGAGTATTCAGAGGAACATCTCTGCCATGGAGCGCTTCAGGAACATGGACAAGCGCGCCACCACCGAGGACCGCAACACTGCGCTGGACACACTGCACCAGAATAGCATCAC CCAAGTGTCTATCTATGAGGGGGACAAAAGGGATTGTCGTAAGTTCTGCACCACGGGCATCGATGGAGCGATGACCATCTGGGACTTcaag AGTCTAGAAGCTTCTATCCAGGGTCTCCGCATCATGTGA
- the arpc1b gene encoding actin-related protein 2/3 complex subunit 1B yields MAYHSFLLEPISCHAWNKDRTQVALCPNNHEVHIYKQEGSKWSKIHELKEHNGQVTGVDWAPDSNRIVTCGADRNAYVWTLKEGAWKPTLVILRINRAARCVKWSPQENKFAVGSGSRLISICYFEQENDWWVCKHIKKPIRSTILSLDWHPNNVLLAAGSCDFKCRVFSAYIKEVEEKPGPTSWGSKMPFGEMLFESGGSAAGQAAGGGGGWVHSVCFSQSGNRLAWTSHDSTVSVAEGGKNSTVTSLSSETLPLLCVTFITENSLVAAGHDCFPLLFVYDGTKSSLTFGGKLDVPKQAAQKGISARERFQNLDRRASETQSTDKDLNTLHKNSISQISVLQGGRNQCTKFCTTGMDGGMCIWDVKTLESAMKNLKIV; encoded by the exons ATGGCGTACCACAGCTTCCTGCTGGAACCCATTAGCTGCCATGCCTGGAATAAAGATCGTACCC AGGTGGCGCTGTGTCCCAATAACCACGAGGTTCACATCTACAAGCAAGAGGGGAGCAAATGGAGCAAGATCCATGAACTGAAGGAGCACAATGGGCAGGTGACAG GTGTCGACTGGGCTCCTGACAGTAACCGCATCGTCACCTGCGGAGCAGACCGCAATGCCTACGTGTGGACCCTGAAAGAGGGCGCGTGGAAGCCCACCCTGGTCATCCTCAGGATCAACCGAGCTGCTCGCTGCGTCAAATGGTCGCCACAAGAGAACAAGTTTGCTGTGGGCAGCGGCTCTCGTCTCATCTCCATCTGTTACTTCGAGCAAGAAAATGACTG GTGGGTGTGTAAGCACATCAAGAAGCCCATCCGCTCCACCATCCTCAGTCTGGACTGGCATCCCAACAATGTCCTTCTAGCTGCTGGATCCTGCGATTTCAAGTGCAG GGTCTTCTCAGCCTACATTAAAGAGGTGGAAGAGAAGCCCGGCCCCACCTCTTGGGGCAGTAAGATGCCTTTCGGGGAGATGCTGTTTGAGTCCGGAGGCTCTGCAGCaggtcaggctgcaggtggaggcgGTGGGTGGGTCCATAGCGTGTGCTTCTCACAGTCCGGCAACCGCCTGGCCTGGACCTCCCACGACTCCACCGTGTCTGTCGCAGAAGGAGGCAAGAACAGCAC GGTGACCAGTTTGAGCTCAGAGACGCTCCCCCTGCTgtgtgtcaccttcatcaccgAGAACAGCTTAGTGGCAGCT GGCCATGACTGTTTCCCACTGCTGTTTGTGTATGACGGCACAAAATCCAGCCTGACCTTCGGGGGCAAGTTGGACGTCCCTAAGCAGGCGGCCCAGAAGGGCATCAGCGCCAGGGAACGCTTCCAGAATCTGGACCGTCGGGCCTCAGAGACCCAGTCCACCGACAAGGATCTGAACACCCTGCACAAGAACAGCATCAG CCAAATATCAGTGCTGCAGGGAGGAAGAAACCAGTGCACCAAGTTCTGCACcactgggatggatggaggaatgtGCATCTGGGATGTCAAG ACTCTGGAGTCTGCAATGAAGAACCTGAAGATAGTCTGA
- the LOC101066545 gene encoding monocyte to macrophage differentiation factor 2: MNLVRFMNSRVPPNKRYQPTNYEHAANCATHALWIIPSLLGSSVLHFQSDDQWERLSAWVYGAGLSSLFIISTLFHTVSWKKSHLRSMEHCFHMCDRMVIYFFIAASYAPWLILRELGPWACHMRWLVWVMASFGTTYVFFFHERYKLMELICYTVMGVFPALVILSMPEQSGLCELLLGGACYSLGIIFFKSDGIVPFAHAIWHLFVAMGAAIHYYAIWKYLYAESPSQVQTSR, from the exons ATGAATCTTGTAAG gtttaTGAACAGCCGCGTTCCTCCCAACAAGAGATACCAGCCCACCAATTATGAGCATGCTGCCAACTGCGCCACACACGCG TTATGGATCATCCCCAGCCTGCTGGGCAGTTCAGTGTTACACTTCCAGTCAGACGATCAGTGGGAGCGCCTGTCGGCCTGGGTCTACGGGGCAGGGCTCAGCTcgctcttcatcatctccacctTGTTCCACACCGTCTCCTGGAAGAAGAGCCATCTACG gtcgaTGGAACACTGTTTCCACATGTGTGATAGGATGGTGATCTATTTCTTCATTGCTGCCTCCTATGCTCCCTG GCTCATCTTGCGGGAACTGGGTCCCTGGGCGTGTCACATGCGTTGGTTGGTTTGGGTCATGGCTTCTTTTGGAACAACctatgttttcttctttcatgaGAG GTACAAACTCATGGAGCTGATCTGTTATACAGTGATGGGAGTATTTCCTGCCCTGGTCATCTTATCAATG CCGGAACAGTCGGGGCTGTGTGAGCTGCTGCTTGGCGGAGCTTGCTACTCTCTGGGGATTATCTTTTTTAAAAGTGATGGCATCGTTCCATTCGCTCATGCCATTTGGCACCTGTTTGTGGCGATGGGAGCAGCCATACACTACTACGCCATCTGGAAGTACCTTTATGCCGAGTCACCCAGTCAGGTCCAGACCTCCAGATGA